The sequence ACTTTGAACCTGCACAAACAAGATCTAAATATGATGTACGTACAACCTGTGCATAGAGCAATCGGTGCTCATGAAGGAACTCTGCAGACTGATGTCATTTTTAACCCACTGGAGCAACTAACCAAAGAGGTTGTGATGGTGGTTGTGGAAAAACCTGATGCTACAGTGTTGGACTCAAACTGGACGTGTGTCAAGAGTCAGATCTCTCCTGAACTGCATCACCATACTAACAGGATATTTACGGCAAGGCGTCGTCTTTACTGGAAAGCTTCTGTCCCTGCCATGGGGTTACAGACATTATATTGCCAACGGATTTGTGGGATGTCAGAAGGCCAAACCAGCAAGGGTTAGAATTTTCACTTTACACAAGCAGCTATCTTGCCCCACTCCATATGCCTGTAGTGATTTAGAAAGTGACTTAGTTGAAATCAGCAATCAACATCAGACCCTCTTCTTTAATGCGAGCTATGGTCAGCTGCAGAAAATAAGTCGTGAGGATGGTCACCTAACTGTTATTGATGAAGAACTGGATATGTACTCTAGCACCGGGAGTGGAGCCTACCTCTTTAAACCAAATGGTAATGCTGAGCCTATCTGCCTTGCTGGTGGACAGATGGTGGTTTCAGAAGGGCATTTGGTGCAGGAAGTTTTTTCTTCTCCAAGGACATCCGGGAAAAATCCCCCAGTATCCCATAGTACCCGTGTATATAACTGTGAAAATTCATAACAGGTATTTGTTATTGAGAAAGATTATCATGTTGAGCTTACTGGGCATGAGTTTGATGATAAGGAACTGATAGCTAGATATAAGACAAATGTTGATAACAATAGAATCTTTTACTCTGATCTCAACGGATTTCAAATGAGTCGTAGGAAAACTTATGGCAAGATACCTTTGCAAGGAAATTACTCTCCAATGCCCTCTCTTGCATTCATGGTAGGCTAAAAAGGAGAACGCTTCTCTGTTCATACTAGGCAATCCTTGGGTGTGGGAAGCTTAGAAAATGGGTGGTTGGAGATCATGCTTGATTGCGACTGGTTAGAGAGATGATGACCGTGGTCTGGGCCAAGGAGTGATGGATAATAGTCCCATGAACTCCTCCTGGAGTCTAAAACATCTTCATCTGCAAATCCCACCTTGAATCCTCGTCCCTTGAGTCCTCTTCTATCTCATCTGGTTGGTGCACACTTGAACTACCcattacaaatattttatcgCGAAAAAAGCTGAAGCAATATCTGCGCAGCCACCCCCTAGATCCTCTTCTCCCTTGGTGGCTTCCTTGCCGTGTGATTTGCATATTGTGAATTTTAAGGTTCCCCAGCCTGCAAAATACTCTCAACAGCCCCTTGAAGAGCCCTATCTGTGCTTGTTTTGCAGAGGCGACACTGGGATTCTTCATTTTATCGGAAAGGGAGGTGACGGTTTTCATCTATAGCCGATGAGCCAATCAATCTTTGACATGTTCAACGGTTTTACAGTTTCGAATGCAAAAGCCACTTCTCTGCATTTTTAACATGAAAACACCGATATACTTGGCTACAGCGAGCAATTTGGAAGTGGTGCACAGGAAGGACACGTCATTATCTCTCCCATGGAAATACAGGCTTATAAGTTGCACTTAAGGCCTCAACAATAAAGGCATTGTAGTAACTTTCAAAATTGAATCTTTCACAAGGAACATGGTTTATTAGGAATTTCTGGGATTGCTTCATGCTCCTTAACTGGATTGAACAACAAAGAACTAAAGCTGGAATGTAGATGCGCACAACCTTCGGAAGAGCTGTACATTTAGATGCTACTCTCACAACTGGTGTACGGTTATCAAAATCAGACCCCTTCGGGTATATTTCAGTTGTTTTCACAGAGATGATGCCAAGGCTCTTGCCAAATGAACCGAATGTAATCTGTGTAATTTCATTGATAAACTTGATTATTGATAATGAAGCCTCTACAATCATGACAGTCGTACCAGAATTCGTGaaactattatttattttggcCACATGCACACGTGATTCAAGATGAAAGCTCAGGTTATGGGAAATCAACTGCGACATTTCCAGtttaattgattgattgatCACTCTCCTTAGAATAGCAAGGATGGAGTCTGCAATCGGCAGTGATTCAAACAAGGGGCGGCGAACACAGAGGCAGGAGATGTAAACTGTACTACTTTCTACATCTTATGCAAATATCCAATTAGCCTCTTTCCAGACAGTTTCGGAATCATTTCTCATATACACCTTGTTCCAATGTGTGATGCCAATGGTTACCATTTGAATATTTGATTAGTGCAAGTCATTCTGATATCTGGTTTGCATTATTATTCTTTAGGTTTCCTTCCATCCCATGTGAGCATGTCTAATGTTTTCACTTCAATTTCTATAAATTTTTCATTCTTCTCCATCCATCGAACGTtacttattttatatatacatacataacaattaattttattacaactttaatattttaaggATTAGTTTGATGTCATCATCTTgggattaaatattttatcaatttataatGAAAACTTCAATTAGGTTTTAAGGAATTATTAGAAATTGTGTCCAAAATATGAATATTCTTTCgttcaaacaaaaaaataaataaaaaacatgaCAATTATTGCTAGTTACATGGAGACACTTAATTAAACATCggtaatataattttatatggcCTCGAAAACATCATTTTGAAGCCATTACACATATTAATTgagatttaatttatgaattataaTATTCAACATCACTTATAGTTATTTATTACTGCTTAATCTCTTTTCCATATGGAGGTGGAAAAGGACAAGAAAGGGGTACAATTATTgagctaaataaataaataaataggacTTTTGGTAACCGATGCTGCTGCCCACAAGGGAACAGATTAGAAATGGATTCCTATCTTCTTCATTATTTGTAAGGGGAATCCAATGAGATACATGTTAGTTCAAATTAAATCTGGatatttcacaatttttttttattttataagattattttaatataaatttaaaatatatcttgAAAGTTAAGAGgatataatttattatgttatatatcgATTTGTTGATGATATATTATGTGAGAAAGACTTCTTCTATATAGAATGATATTACATAAATATGAAGGATTTTAGTTGGGCAGCCTCACCCTATTGTTAATATATTGAGAAACAACTTTTTTCACTAATCCCAACCAATTAAATTCCCTTTCAAGTCAATAGAAAAATGTTCATAGGATCACATGCCTCgcattaaaataatattcattttatCTTGTGCATATCGAAATTTAGCGATTATAGATTCCCGCATCATCAAGCCTTCTAATATAGGtgttttttcctttaaaaaaaatcttgaatattttcaaaatttaattgacAAATCAACTAACTATATCAAGTTTCTAATCTAGACatgcattttaaataaatctaaTCATGACCATAGTNNNNNNNNNNNNNNNNNNNNNNNNNNNNNNNNNNNNNNNNNNNNNNNNNNNNNNNNNNNNNNNNNNNNNNNNNNNNNNNNNNNNNNNNNNNNNNNNNNNNNNNNNNNNNNNNNNNNNNNNNNNNNNNNNNNNNNNNNNNNNNNNNNNNNNNNNNNNNNNNNNNNNNNNNNNNNNNNNNNNNNNNNNNNNNNNNNNNNNNNNNNNNNNNNNNNNNNNNNNNNNNNNNNNNNNNNNNNNNNNNNNNNNNNNNNNNNNNNNNNNNNNNNNNNNNNNNNNNNNNNNNNNNNNNNNNNNNNNNNNNNNNNNNNNNNNNNNNNNNNNNNNNNNNNNNNNNNNNNNNNNNNNNNNNNNNNNNNNNNNNNNNNNNNNNNNNNNNNNNNNNNNNNNNNNNNNNNNNNNNNNNNNNNNNNNNNNNNNNNNNNNNNNNNNNNNNNNNNNNNNNNNNNNNNNNNNNNNNNNNNNNNNNNNNNNNNNNNNNNNNNNNNNNNNNNNNNNNNNNNNNNNNNNNNNNNNNNNNNNNNNNNNNNNNNNNNNNNNNNNNNNNNNNNNNNNNNNNNNNNNNNNNNNNNNNNNNNNNNNNNNNNNNNNNNNNNNNNNNNNNNNNNNNNNNNNNNNNNNNNNNNNNNNNNNNNNNNNNNNNNNNNNNNNNNNNNNNNNNNNNNNNNNNNNNNNNNNNNNNNNNNNNNNNNNNNNNNNNNNNNNNNNNNNNNNNNNNNNNNNNNNNNNNNNNNNNNNNNNNNNNNNNNNNNNNNNNNNNNNNNNNNNNNNNNNNNNNNNNNNNNNNNNNNNNNNNNNNNNNNNNNNNNNNNNNNNNNNNNNNNNNNNNNNNNNNNNNNNNNNNNNNNNNNNNNNNNNNNNNNNNNNNNNNNNNNNNNNNNNNNNNNNNNNNNNNNNNNNNNNNNNNNNNNNNNNNNNNNNNNNNNNNNNNNNNNNNNNNNNNNNNNNNNNNNNNNNNNNNNNNNNNNNNNNNNNNNNNNNNNNNNNNNNNNNNNNNNNNNNNNNNNNNNNNNNNNNNNNNNNNNNNNNNNNNNNNNNNNNNNNNNNNNNNNNNNNNNNNNNNNNNNNNNNNNNNNNNNNNNNNNNNNNNNNNNNNNNNNNNNNNNNNNNNNNNNNNNNNNNNNNNNNNNNNNNNNNNNNNNNNNNNNNNNNNNNNNNNNNNNNNNNNNNNNNNNNNNNNNNNNNNNNNNNNNNNNNNNNNNNNNNNNNNNNNNNNNNNNNNNNNNNNNNNNNNNNNNNNNNNNNNNNNNNNNNNNNNNNNNNNNNNNNNNNNNNNNNNNNNNNNNNNNNNNNNNNNNNNNNNNNNNNNNNNNNNNNNNNNNNNNNNNNNNNNNNNNNNNNNNNNNNNNNNNNNNNNNNNNNNNNNNNNNNNNNNNNNNNNNNNNNNNNNNNNNNNNNNNNNNNNNNNNNNNNNNNNNNNNNNNNNNNNNNNNNNNNNNNNNNNNNNNNNNNNNNNNNNNNNNNNNNNNNNNNNNNNNNNNNNNNNNNNNNNNNNNNNNNNNNNNNNNNNNNNNNNNNNNNNNNNNNNNNNNNNNNNNNNNNNNNNNNNNNNNNNNNNNNNNNNNNNNNNNNNNNNNNNNNNNNNNNNNNNNNNNNNNNNNNNNNNNNNNNNNNNNNNNNNNNNNNNNNNNNNNNNNNNNNNNNNNNNNNNNNNNNNNNNNNNNNNNNNNNNNNNNNNNNNNNNNNNNNNNNNNNNNNNNNNNNNNNNNNNNNNNNNNNNNNNNNNNNNNNNNNNNNNNNNNNNNNNNNNNNNNNNNNNNNNNNNNNNNNNNNNNNNNNNNNNNNNNNNNNNNNNNNNNNNNNNNNNNNNNNNNNNNNNNNNNNNNNNNNNNNNNNNNNNNNNNNNNNNNNNNNNNNNNNNNNNNNNNNNNNNNNNNNNNNNNNNNNNNNNNNNNNNNNNNNNNNNNNNNNNNNNNNNNNNNNNNNNNNNNNNNNNNNNNNNNNNNNNNNNNNNNNNNNNNNNNNNNNNNNNNNNNNNNNNNNNNNNNNNNNNNNNNNNNNNNNNNNNNNNNNNNNNNNNNNNNNNNNNNNNNNNNNNNNNNNNNNNNNNNNNNNNNNNNNNNNNNNNNNNNNNNNNNNNNNNNNNNNNNNNNNNNNNNNNNNNNNNNNNNNNNNNNNNNNNNNNNNNNNNNNNNNNNNNNNNNNNNNNNNNNNNNNNNNNNNNNNNNNNNNNNNNNNNNNNNNNNNNNNNNNNNNNNNNNNNNNNNNNNNNNNNNNNNNNNNNNNNNNNNNNNNNNNNNNNNNNNNNNNNNNNNNNNNNNNNNNNNNNNNNNNNNNNNNNNNNNNNNNNNNNNNNNNNNNNNNNNNNNtatatatataaaattaaaattattgttattaaaaCAGCGCAATGTCTCACCATCGGCACATCGATCCAACCGACTGTACCCTTTTCCGTTAAACTCCCATTTGTCCATTGTCtgagtatatatatttattatNTATCTCATCTGGTTGGTGCACACTTGAACTACCcattacaaatattttatcgCGAAAAAAGCTGAAGCAATATCTGCGCAGCCACCCCCTAGATCCTCTTCTCCCTTGGTGGCTTCCTTGCCGTGTGATTTGCATATTGTGAATTTTAAGGTTCCCCAGCCTGCAAAATACTCTCAACAGCCCCTTGAAGAGCCCTATCTGTGCTTGTTTTGCAGAGGCGACACTGGGATTCTTCATTTTATCGGAAAGGGAGGTGACGGTTTTCATCTATAGCCGATGAGCCAATCAATCTTTGACATGTTCAACGGTTTTACAGTTTCGAATGCAAAAGCCACTTCTCTGCATTTTTAACATGAAAACACCGATATACTTGGCTACAGCGAGCAATTTGGAAGTGGTGCACAGGAAGGACACGTCATTATCTCTCCCATGGAAATACAGGCTTATAAGTTGCACTTAAGGCCTCAACAATAAAGGCATTGTAGTAACTTTCAAAATTGAATCTTTCACAAGGAACATGGTTTATTAGGAATTTCTGGGATTGCTTCATGCTCCTTAACTGGATTGAACAACAAAGAACTAAAGCTGGAATGTAGATGCGCACAACCTTCGGAAGAGCTGTACATTTAGATGCTACTCTCACAACTGGTGTACGGTTATCAAAATCAGACCCCTTCGGGTATATTTCAGTTGTTTTCACAGAGATGATGCCAAGGCTCTTGCCAAATGAACCGAATGTAATCTGTGTAATTTCATTGATAAACTTGATTATTGATAATGAAGCCTCTACAATCATGACAGTCGTACCAGAATTCGTGaaactattatttattttggcCACATGCACACGTGATTCAAGATGAAAGCTCAGGTTATGGGAAATCAACTGCGACATTTCCAGtttaattgattgattgatCACTCTCCTTAGAATAGCAAGGATGGAGTCTGCAATCGGCAGTGATTCAAACAAGGGGCGGCGAACACAGAGGCAGGAGATGTAAACTGTACTACTTTCTACATCTTATGCAAATATCCAATTAGCCTCTTTCCAGACAGTTTCGGAATCATTTCTCATATACACCTTGTTCCAATGTGTGATGCCAATGGTTACCATTTGAATATTTGATTAGTGCAAGTCATTCTGATATCTGGTTTGCATTATTATTCTTTAGGTTTCCTTCCATCCCATGTGAGCATGTCTAATGTTTTCACTTCAATTTCTATAAATTTTTCATTCTTCTCCATCCATCGAACGTtacttattttatatatacatacataacaattaattttattacaactttaatattttaaggATTAGTTTGATGTCATCATCTTgggattaaatattttatcaatttataatGAAAACTTCAATTAGGTTTTAAGGAATTATTAGAAATTGTGTCCAAAATATGAATATTCTTTCgttcaaacaaaaaaataaataaaaaacatgaCAATTATTGCTAGTTACATGGAGACACTTAATTAAACATCggtaatataattttatatggcCTCGAAAACATCATTTTGAAGCCATTACACATATTAATTgagatttaatttatgaattataaTATTCAACATCACTTATAGTTATTTATTACTGCTTAATCTCTTTTCCATATGGAGGTGGAAAAGGACAAGAAAGGGGTACAATTATTgagctaaataaataaataaataggacTTTTGGTAACCGATGCTGCTGCCCACAAGGGAACAGATTAGAAATGGATTCCTATCTTCTTCATTATTTGTAAGGGGAATCCAATGAGATACATGTTAGTTCAAATTAAATCTGGatatttcacaatttttttttattttataagattattttaatataaatttaaaatatatcttgAAAGTTAAGAGgatataatttattatgttatatatcgATTTGTTGATGATATATTATGTGAGAAAGACTTCTTCTATATAGAATGATATTACATAAATATGAAGGATTTTAGTTGGGCAGCCTCACCCTATTGTTAATATATTGAGAAACAACTTTTTTCACTAATCCCAACCAATTAAATTCCCTTTCAAGTCAATAGAAAAATGTTCATAGGATCACATGCCTCgcattaaaataatattcattttatCTTGTGCATATCGAAATTTAGCGATTATAGATTCCCGCATCATCAAGCCTTCTAATATAGGtgttttttcctttaaaaaaaatcttgaatattttcaaaatttaattgacAAATCAACTAACTATATCAAGTTTCTAATCTAGACatgcattttaaataaatctaaTCATGACCATAGTTCACAAAGTTTTCAGAAGTGTCTATCGAGGTAATTTGATCTTGGATAAGATGAGATGCGTTGCACTGGCAGCAACAGTTCACGGTGTGTGAAATACAAGAAACAAAGTTATGTTTGTAAATGAGAAACCGGTGGTGGAAGACATTATCAAGAAGATTAAGATTCCGAGCTTTCGGTGTATTCTTAGTACTATTTCTGTATAGAAGTTATACAGTAGGTGATTTTACTGTTATTGACTCTCGTTACAGAGTATTTGTACATTTACAATTATTAATgaaatgtatgtatgtatgtatattctCCTATAAAGCATGTTCATCTGCATGTTATTTTTGTCTGATTGCAAGCACAAAAATAAATctgcaaattttttaaaaaaatattggattttGTCAGGTAGAATAGTTCCAATAGACTTTTATCACCAAGAATCATGTGGTGGGGGGCAGGGTCTTTGAAGTCATAAGAACCCTACATTGGATTCTATTTTACTAGAGCTCAATTATGCAAGTGCGTGTCCTTTTTATTACCACAATTACGAGGAACTTGACTGCATTCATCATATATTCGTGGGGCCCATTCCAAAATAAAAGACACTGTTGGTACTTGGTGGCCaagaaatcaaaatattatatttcaatttttttttaatgaataccatcaattaaatttttttgcgaATTTGAAGAGGAttgaacttcttaaacttagaagaaaatttatGAATCTTTTGTTAAGCCGTTGGAGAGGAATTGCGTGAAACTTGCGCTTAATTTTcgcatatttttataaattttgacaatttaaGCATGTGAAAACATGAAATTTGTGGTTTTCACGAATTTAAATAGTTCAAATCTTTCGATATGATtcttaaaaatatgaattttacgACAACAAATCAAGTGGATTGGAGCTAATTTGAAGGACAAATCAGACTGACAAGTAAGTAACTAGGTTCCATTGCATGTGTTGTACATCGAAAAATCTTATCAAAGCCTGAAAAACTGCAACTAGCTAATCGACTCAGACAAGTTCTAAACCTTCAACAACATTTGCCAAACAGTAAGAAGAAATCATCATCCAAGGCGAAAAACTTAGTAACATTACAACTCCAGTTTGGATTCTTTCCCTTTGAGATGAGACTAATGATCTTTAGCAAGCAAACCATACTAATCCTCAACTCAATTGGCTCTCTCAGCGTGGCAGATAAATACTGATTCCAAGTCGGGAGGATTGAAGAATTCTCTATTTCCGTTCAAGTGGCACCGTGAAGTGGAGCGGCGCTTCCTGGGTGCCGGAGGACAGGGAAGTCTCTCCGGTATCTTCGACTCACGCGCCGTCGGGGTTGTGGAACCCGCGCCGTCTTCTTCGTCTGCTTCATGTCCATCGCTGCGCTTGGTCGATATCGATTTCAGCGGTGCCCAGATCGAGATTCCGGCGAGAACCCACTTCTGGCTGTCGGATTCTTTACCCGAATCAACTTGATGGCTCTTCGAAAAACCCATGTTAAAATCctgggaaaaa comes from Primulina huaijiensis isolate GDHJ02 chromosome 17, ASM1229523v2, whole genome shotgun sequence and encodes:
- the LOC140963381 gene encoding cyclin-dependent protein kinase inhibitor SMR6-like; the encoded protein is MGFSKSHQVDSGKESDSQKWVLAGISIWAPLKSISTKRSDGHEADEEDGAGSTTPTARESKIPERLPCPPAPRKRRSTSRCHLNGNREFFNPPDLESVFICHAERAN